The genome window CCCGCTTCTTTCTCAATTAACACTTGATAGATAGGGGTGATTTTCTCCCGTCCTTTCAGGATGGCACTACCTATTTGGGTAGTGGGGAATTGACCGTTAATGTAATGACAGGTTTGTTCGTCGATCAAAATGCGGCAAACGCCTCCATCAAGAAATTTATCGTAACTTTCCAGCCGTGCCGCTATATTTACGGTGTCGCCAATAGTCGTATAGTCGAGCCTTTGGGAACTGCCAAGACTGCCAATTACGACAGTGCCAGTAGCAATACCGACCCGCATAGAGGCGGTGGGGCGTCCTTGCGTTCGCCACAATTCGTTGAGTAATTCTAAAGTTGCCCCCATTTGGACTGCACAGCTGACGGCTGCTTTGGCGTCTTGGGTAATTTCTTTTTCGGTAGTGCGGGGGATGGGAACGCCGAATACTGCCATGACAGCATCGCCAATAAATTTATCGACGACACCTCCATGTACTAATACTAGTTGCGACATTGCTTCCATGTACTCGTTCAGCCATGTCATGAGGGCTTCGGGTTCTAGGTGTTCGGCGATGGTACTAAAATTTTTTAAGTCGGTGAAGAGTACGGTGGCGATTACTTTTTGTCCTTTGAGGCGTCCTTCTTTGATGAGAAGGTCTCGATCGCGCCAGATTGCTTCGGCAATTTGGGGGGTGACGTGACGACCGAACAAGTTCATGACGGTTTGGCGGTCTTGTCTTTCTACGTGGGCAATATAAACTACGATCGCGATTGCGGAGGATACCAAACTAAATGTTGGTGGAACGACGGGTATCCACCAGCTATTCAAAAAAGCCCAATAGGAACCGCCGACCAGTGTTGCGGCGGCTACCAACAAACTGCTGAGAGTCCATCGCCAATTTCTAAAACTCCAAGCTGAAGAGGCACCAATATAAGACCAGAAAATAATCCAGCCGTATTCTAGGGGGTCGGGCCAACTTTTGATTCCAGAACGACCTTCCGTAGCGGCGCTAATAATTTGGCTGGTTAAATTAGCTTGTATTTCTACCCCGGCAGTGCGCTGGACTTCACCGTTAACGCCCCCGCTATAGGGCGTATAAAAAAAGTCATTCAGGCTGGTGGCAACGGGGCCGACTAAAACGATGCGATCGCGTAATAGATTAGTAGATATTCGGTTTTCTATGACATCGGTCATGGAAATCGTCAAAAAACTATCAGCCCCCCCCCGCCAATTTAAAAATATTTGATAGCCACCCGCATCGGCATTTACATAACCGCCATCATTAGCTTCAAACGGCACGAATGTGGTTTTGCCCAACTTGAGAAAACCATTTTCGTCTGCTTGGGGAGTAATACCTCTAGCTTGTAAATAAATCATTGCCAGTCGCAGTCCCACGCTGGCTATCGGGGCTTTATCTTTGGGGGTGAGAAACAGCAAGCCGCGACGAAGTTTGCTATCGGGATCGATTACTACGTCATTAGCGCCCACCCTACCAAATTTACTGAGGACGGGTGGCCCGGAAATCGAAAATCCCCGGTTATCTCCCACTACTTTTTCAATACCGATCAAGTTTGGCGTAGATTCAAATACTTTGATTAATTCTTGATGACCGGGATCTACTGGTAAATCTCGATATAAATCTAACCCGATCGCGGTTGGTTGGTGAGATTTGATTTTGAGAAGCAACTGGGCTAGTTCGCGATCGGGAATTGGCCACTTGCCTACCCGTTTGAGATCCGACTCGTTAATCCCTACGATGACAATCCGTTGGTCAATTGCTTCTTTGGGACGCCAGCGAAAAAAACGATCGAGTAATCCCCATTCTAAAGGTTGCCAAACCCCTAATAAACGCAAGGCAATTATTAATGCTGCCACGCTAGGGGCGACCACCGCCACTCCCCGCCACTCCCAAATTTGCTCTTTTAACTTATCCCACATATATTAATTGTATTTTTTTCATGGTTGGTAGTCGATCGTTTTGACAATCAACTATCAACTACGAACGTAGAAAATTAGCATACGCAATTGATGCTAACGTACTTCAACTTCTTTGGCGAAAGGGAGAGAGGGATGGGGAGAGGGATTTACGGTTTTTGCCTAGCACCAGCAATATACTATTTAAATGCGATGCAAGCTTATTAAAAAAGCACTGCTTTTACAAGGTATTTTTCTGCGAAAGAAGAGAGAAGATGGGGGGTGTCAAAACCAATTACCAATTAAGATAAAAGGCGACCAAACAGCGGGATGGCTATAATCTTCCGAAGCAATTAATTTTTGTTGTGCTTTTTGCAAAGCGAGGGCTTTTGTCATATCAGGTTGTCGTAATTGATTGTAAAACTCTTCAATCATCGGTACGGTAGCTTCGTCATTAATAAACCACAAACTAGCTAGGGCACTTTTCACGCCAGCGCGGACG of Leptolyngbyaceae cyanobacterium contains these proteins:
- a CDS encoding adenylate/guanylate cyclase domain-containing protein, which codes for MWDKLKEQIWEWRGVAVVAPSVAALIIALRLLGVWQPLEWGLLDRFFRWRPKEAIDQRIVIVGINESDLKRVGKWPIPDRELAQLLLKIKSHQPTAIGLDLYRDLPVDPGHQELIKVFESTPNLIGIEKVVGDNRGFSISGPPVLSKFGRVGANDVVIDPDSKLRRGLLFLTPKDKAPIASVGLRLAMIYLQARGITPQADENGFLKLGKTTFVPFEANDGGYVNADAGGYQIFLNWRGGADSFLTISMTDVIENRISTNLLRDRIVLVGPVATSLNDFFYTPYSGGVNGEVQRTAGVEIQANLTSQIISAATEGRSGIKSWPDPLEYGWIIFWSYIGASSAWSFRNWRWTLSSLLVAAATLVGGSYWAFLNSWWIPVVPPTFSLVSSAIAIVVYIAHVERQDRQTVMNLFGRHVTPQIAEAIWRDRDLLIKEGRLKGQKVIATVLFTDLKNFSTIAEHLEPEALMTWLNEYMEAMSQLVLVHGGVVDKFIGDAVMAVFGVPIPRTTEKEITQDAKAAVSCAVQMGATLELLNELWRTQGRPTASMRVGIATGTVVIGSLGSSQRLDYTTIGDTVNIAARLESYDKFLDGGVCRILIDEQTCHYINGQFPTTQIGSAILKGREKITPIYQVLIEKEAGKDEG